A stretch of the Ornithodoros turicata isolate Travis chromosome 4, ASM3712646v1, whole genome shotgun sequence genome encodes the following:
- the LOC135392331 gene encoding uncharacterized protein K02A2.6-like: MDSNVETAILGCDICQTADKSAKTAPGPLTPVKIPEGPWEKVSMDVVGPFEKAPQNCRYMITLIDYHSRWPELCFSNTVTTATVIGFLRQIFSREGHPVEIVTDNGCQFISHEFRAFLEERGIRHIRSSVYHPQGNGMIERFNKVLKCFVQVAQLESRPIKEAVQEYIGVYRATPHASTGLAPAFLLHGRDIRTRLNTIGFPTRKFLTEPASEMNCLRERIEKKQARLKAYVDQKRSAKRQHFEPGDFVRVKLPGHIYKGQLQYSEPRKIIEKRSNNSFLLDDNRIWNSSKLSKVPKEALPKLLRRPITGSDGTPVAMYWNVPSDETPHQTSPDPSWPDDNGCGSGAATAQSRQADDEPAQNSATTSGTTQQTKTDKVDVPPQEVQLRRSPRTRKRPQRLVFC, from the coding sequence ATGGACAGCAACGTTGAAACTGCTATCCTGGGCTGCGACATATGCCAAACAGCGGACAAGTCCGCGAAGACTGCACCTGGTCCACTCACTCCTGTGAAAATTCCAGAGGGACCttgggaaaaagtcagcatggACGTTGTTGGTCCTTTTGAAAAGGCCCCACAGAACTGCCGGTACATGATCACCTTGATAGACTACCATAGTCGGTGGCCCGAACTGTGCTTTTCGAATACAGTCACAACTGCAACTGTTATCGGGTTTCTGCGCCAAATCTTCAGCAGGGAAGGCCACCCCGTTGAAATTGTGACTGATAACGGCTGCCAATTCATTTCCCACGAGTTTCGTGCTTTTCTCGAAGAACGAGGAATTCGCCACATACGCTCCTCAGTCTACCATCCACAAGGAAATGGCATGATCGAGAGGTTCAACAAGGTACTAAAATGTTTCGTCCAAGTGGCGCAGTTAGAGAGCCGTCCAATCAAAGAGGCCGTACAGGAATACATCGGGGTGTATCGTGCTACACCTCACGCGTCAACGGGACTAGCTCCAGCTTTTCTGTTACATGGAAGAGACATTCGAACACGACTAAACACCATCGGTTTTCCAACACGAAAATTTTTGACCGAGCCAGCATCGGAAATGAATTGCCTCCGAGAAAGAATTGAGAAGAAACAAGCCCGTCTTAAAGCTTACGTTGATCAAAAAAGAAGCGCAAAGCGACAACACTTCGAACCAGGCGACTTTGTGCGTGTCAAGCTTCCTGGACACATCTATAAAGGTCAACTACAGTACTCCGAACCCAGGAAGATCATCGAAAAACGGAGCAACAATTCGTTCCTTCTAGACGATAACAGAATTTGGAACAGCAGCAAGCTTTCTAAGGTTCCGAAAGAAGCGTTGCCAAAACTACTGCGAAGGCCCATTACCGGGTCGGATGGAACACCAGTGGCTATGTACTGGAACGTACCTTCGGATGAAACCCCTCATCAGACTTCTCCAGACCCTAGTTGGCCGGATGACAACGGATGTGGATCCGGGGCCGCCACAGCACAGTCCAGGCAAGCTGACGACGAACCTGCTCAAAACTCTGCCACCACGAGCGGAACGACTCAGCAAACGAAGACGGACAAGGTGGACGTTCCTCCTCAGGAAGTGCAGCTTAGACGTAGCCCAAGAACGAGGAAGCGACCTCAACGTTTGGTTTTTTGTTGA